The proteins below are encoded in one region of Pseudonocardia sp. DSM 110487:
- a CDS encoding response regulator transcription factor, producing MRIVIAEDLLLLRDGLIRILTDTGHTVVAAVDNAPDLESAVQEHRPDLSIVDVRMPPGFRDEGLRAALAIRKREPKAPILILSQYVERTYAAELIADGNGAVGYLLKDRVTALDEFLDAIDRVAAGGTAMDPEVIRQLFARNNRDQGITALTAREREVLALVAQGLSNSAICAELVLAPPSVEKHITNILTKLELPPADDTHRRVRAVLAYLNH from the coding sequence ATGCGCATCGTGATCGCCGAAGACCTGCTCCTGCTCAGGGACGGCCTGATCCGGATCCTCACCGACACCGGGCACACCGTGGTCGCCGCGGTGGACAACGCCCCCGACCTCGAGAGCGCTGTGCAGGAGCACCGGCCCGATCTGTCCATCGTGGACGTGCGAATGCCGCCCGGGTTCCGGGACGAGGGACTGCGGGCCGCCCTCGCCATCCGCAAGCGCGAACCGAAGGCGCCGATCCTCATCCTGTCCCAGTACGTCGAGCGCACCTACGCCGCCGAGCTGATCGCCGACGGCAACGGCGCGGTCGGCTACCTGCTCAAGGACCGCGTGACCGCGCTCGACGAGTTCCTCGACGCGATCGACCGGGTCGCCGCGGGCGGCACCGCAATGGACCCCGAGGTGATCCGGCAGCTGTTCGCCCGCAACAACCGCGACCAGGGCATCACCGCACTCACCGCCCGTGAGCGAGAGGTGCTCGCGCTCGTCGCGCAGGGCCTGTCCAACTCGGCCATCTGCGCCGAGCTCGTGCTCGCCCCACCCTCGGTCGAGAAGCACATCACCAACATCCTCACCAAACTGGAGCTGCCACCCGCCGACGACACCCACCGCCGCGTCCGAGCGGTCCTCGCCTACCTCAACCATTGA
- the eutC gene encoding ethanolamine ammonia-lyase subunit EutC has product MSEPVPDLWAALRRHTSARIGLGRAGDSVPTARLLEFEAAHAAARDAVHTPIDVAAIRAQLGGLPTVTVRSAVRDRSHYLRRPDLGRRLDPECTGLLEARGYDVAFVITDGLSARGVHDHAAAVLLAAVEQLPGWSVAPVVLATQGRVALGDEIAERLGAAFVVVLLGERPGLSAADSLGIYLTADPHVGRTDAERNCISNVRPPEGLGHAAAAGKLVHLMHEARRLGITGVGLKDDTAALPEG; this is encoded by the coding sequence GTGAGCGAGCCGGTGCCGGATCTCTGGGCCGCTCTGCGCCGGCACACCTCCGCCCGGATCGGCCTCGGCCGGGCCGGCGACAGCGTGCCGACGGCCCGGCTGCTCGAGTTCGAGGCCGCGCATGCCGCCGCCCGCGACGCCGTGCACACGCCGATCGACGTGGCGGCGATCCGGGCGCAGCTCGGCGGCCTCCCGACTGTCACGGTCCGCAGTGCCGTCCGCGACCGAAGCCACTACCTGCGGCGCCCGGACCTCGGCCGGCGTCTCGACCCGGAGTGCACAGGGCTGCTGGAGGCCCGGGGGTACGACGTCGCTTTCGTGATCACCGACGGCCTCTCCGCGCGTGGGGTGCACGACCACGCTGCCGCGGTTCTCCTCGCCGCGGTGGAGCAGTTGCCCGGCTGGTCGGTGGCGCCAGTGGTGCTGGCCACGCAGGGGCGGGTGGCGCTGGGCGACGAGATCGCCGAGCGGCTGGGCGCCGCGTTCGTCGTCGTGCTGCTCGGGGAGCGGCCGGGCCTCAGCGCGGCAGACAGCCTCGGCATCTACCTGACCGCCGACCCGCACGTCGGCCGCACGGACGCCGAGCGCAACTGCATCTCAAACGTGCGCCCGCCCGAAGGGCTCGGACACGCGGCGGCGGCCGGCAAGCTCGTGCACCTCATGCACGAAGCTCGCCGGCTCGGGATCACCGGAGTGGGTCTCAAGGACGACACCGCCGCGCTGCCGGAAGGCTGA
- a CDS encoding YbaK/EbsC family protein — protein sequence MTGWSVLGTLQAVPALDRPDLLGDPVVIALKALDPADAALVGVAEIDPGLADTAQFCAAYSSPLDRSANCVVVAGRRGEDTRYAACLVLATTRADVNGLVRKRLNARKASFAPMDDAVEHTGMEYGGITAIGLPDGWPLLVDAAVAAASSVVIGSGIRGSKLALPGELAARLPGAEVVEGLGR from the coding sequence GTGACCGGTTGGTCAGTCCTCGGCACGCTGCAGGCGGTTCCCGCACTCGATCGGCCCGACCTCCTTGGCGACCCCGTCGTCATCGCGCTCAAGGCGCTCGACCCGGCCGACGCCGCGCTCGTCGGTGTCGCGGAGATCGACCCGGGGCTCGCCGACACGGCGCAGTTCTGCGCCGCGTACTCGTCGCCGCTCGACCGCTCGGCCAACTGCGTGGTCGTGGCAGGCCGACGCGGCGAGGACACCCGCTACGCGGCGTGCCTCGTGCTCGCCACCACGCGCGCCGACGTCAACGGGCTGGTCCGCAAGCGGCTGAACGCCCGCAAGGCCTCGTTCGCGCCGATGGACGACGCGGTCGAGCACACCGGCATGGAGTACGGCGGCATCACCGCCATCGGCCTTCCCGATGGCTGGCCGCTCCTCGTCGACGCCGCGGTCGCGGCCGCCTCATCCGTCGTGATCGGCAGCGGGATCCGGGGCTCCAAGCTCGCCCTACCCGGTGAGCTGGCGGCCCGGCTGCCCGGCGCCGAGGTCGTGGAGGGTCTCGGCCGGTAG
- a CDS encoding FtsX family ABC transporter permease: MIKLATATVRRRRSAFVGTFLTAFLAVALITGSGLLLSSVLTAGPGADRFATADAVVAGPRAVVLTTEEDKGDKVKVKTKSERLTGAPALPAELTRAVAGIPGVSSAVPDAAFPVGLDVAGAPVRAPERAAVVAHGWSSAALTPYELQAGAPPARGEVVLDGALAGGLEVGQAVRVTSKTGVRDLRLAGVAAGNVPGQAAVFVADEQVGELSGLSGPTAVAVRIAPGAERDTVVAALQERVAGVAGVHTGPDKSTADLPGAAPDYIGAISIFGFVLGITGFAAVFVLTGTVSLAVRQRLRELALLRTAGATPRQLRAMLGVEIGMVTLVAAVPALPAGVVVAYLVAARFRDLGAVPPQFAVALNPLVLIAAVVVGLLVTLLATAVASGRAVRIAPAQALRETVAASGAGWRLRVAAAAVLAGGAMAVLGLVPMGGPLGMGMGFVSCALLLCAAAALGPILVGALTSAVSRVVGAGVLGRVAGAMTRAESRRVVGVAIPLTLMFAINATMLLNGDILTQVTGEQQTARTAPAMVRVAATNAPGLPLDVAAQVTAVREVTGSAATIGTRVVVDLGGKPEDYPAQGLRATGESALDLGVSDGDLGALDADTVAVSGPLAAERGWHVGDRPDFWLADGTRVPLTVVAVFERWRGFGELVLPAELVARHDPRGLVGALYLRGEPGVRAAVAERWPALAATDARDPRGGTADVQNQQAAWELMVVISLGFTAIAVVNTFAIATGARRREFADLRLAGATARQLHGMLGRETLITVAVALVLGCLISGVVVGAFSVAQDGQWRLFADPLRYAGMVAGVALLGVVAGAVPARLVVNRRSLPGLGD, translated from the coding sequence ATGATCAAGCTGGCCACAGCGACCGTGCGACGGCGCCGCAGCGCGTTCGTCGGGACGTTCCTCACCGCGTTCCTGGCCGTCGCCCTGATCACCGGAAGCGGGCTGCTGCTGTCCTCGGTGCTCACGGCGGGCCCGGGCGCGGACCGCTTCGCCACCGCCGACGCGGTGGTCGCCGGCCCCCGGGCGGTGGTACTGACCACCGAGGAGGACAAGGGCGACAAGGTCAAGGTGAAGACCAAGAGCGAGCGGCTGACGGGCGCGCCCGCGCTACCCGCCGAGCTGACCCGCGCGGTCGCCGGCATCCCGGGGGTGTCATCGGCCGTGCCGGACGCGGCGTTCCCGGTCGGTCTCGACGTCGCCGGCGCCCCGGTGCGTGCGCCCGAACGCGCCGCCGTGGTCGCGCACGGCTGGTCGTCGGCGGCGTTGACCCCGTACGAGCTGCAGGCCGGCGCGCCGCCCGCGCGGGGCGAGGTGGTGCTCGACGGCGCACTGGCAGGCGGCCTCGAGGTCGGGCAGGCCGTGCGGGTCACCAGTAAGACCGGCGTCCGGGACCTCCGACTGGCTGGCGTGGCCGCCGGGAACGTGCCGGGGCAGGCCGCCGTGTTCGTCGCCGACGAGCAGGTCGGCGAGCTGTCCGGGCTGTCCGGGCCGACCGCTGTCGCCGTGCGGATCGCCCCCGGCGCGGAACGCGACACCGTCGTCGCCGCGCTGCAGGAGCGGGTCGCCGGTGTCGCCGGCGTCCACACGGGCCCCGACAAGTCCACAGCGGACCTGCCCGGCGCGGCGCCGGACTACATCGGCGCGATCTCGATCTTCGGGTTCGTGCTGGGGATCACCGGGTTCGCCGCGGTGTTCGTGCTCACCGGAACGGTGTCGCTCGCGGTCCGCCAGCGGCTGCGCGAACTGGCCCTGCTCCGCACGGCCGGCGCGACCCCGCGCCAGCTCCGGGCGATGCTCGGCGTGGAGATCGGGATGGTCACGCTCGTGGCCGCGGTGCCGGCGCTGCCGGCCGGCGTCGTCGTGGCGTACCTGGTGGCCGCGCGGTTCCGCGACCTGGGCGCCGTGCCCCCGCAGTTCGCCGTGGCGCTGAACCCGCTGGTGCTGATCGCCGCCGTCGTCGTCGGGCTGCTGGTGACCCTGCTCGCCACGGCCGTGGCGTCCGGTCGGGCCGTCCGGATCGCGCCGGCCCAGGCGCTGCGGGAAACCGTCGCCGCCTCGGGCGCCGGTTGGAGGCTGCGCGTCGCCGCCGCGGCGGTGCTGGCCGGCGGCGCAATGGCGGTTCTTGGCCTGGTTCCGATGGGTGGGCCGCTGGGCATGGGGATGGGCTTCGTGTCCTGCGCCCTGCTGCTGTGCGCCGCGGCCGCGCTCGGGCCGATCCTGGTCGGCGCGCTCACGTCGGCGGTGTCCCGTGTGGTGGGGGCCGGTGTACTGGGCCGGGTGGCCGGGGCGATGACCCGGGCGGAGAGCCGCCGGGTCGTCGGCGTGGCGATCCCGCTGACGCTGATGTTCGCGATCAACGCCACGATGCTCCTCAACGGCGACATCCTCACCCAGGTCACCGGCGAGCAGCAGACTGCCCGCACCGCTCCGGCGATGGTCCGCGTCGCCGCCACGAACGCTCCCGGCCTTCCGCTCGACGTGGCCGCGCAGGTGACGGCCGTTCGCGAGGTGACCGGGTCGGCCGCGACGATCGGCACGCGCGTGGTCGTCGATCTCGGCGGAAAACCGGAGGACTACCCGGCACAGGGCCTGCGGGCGACCGGCGAGTCCGCCCTGGATCTCGGGGTCTCGGACGGGGACCTGGGCGCGCTGGACGCGGACACGGTGGCCGTCAGCGGGCCCCTCGCCGCGGAACGCGGCTGGCACGTCGGCGACCGGCCGGACTTCTGGCTGGCCGACGGCACCCGCGTGCCGCTGACGGTGGTCGCCGTGTTCGAGCGGTGGCGCGGGTTCGGCGAGCTGGTGCTGCCGGCCGAGCTGGTGGCCCGGCACGATCCCCGCGGGCTGGTCGGCGCCCTCTACCTGCGCGGCGAACCCGGGGTGCGCGCTGCGGTCGCCGAGCGGTGGCCCGCGCTGGCCGCGACCGACGCCCGCGACCCGCGCGGCGGCACCGCCGACGTGCAGAACCAGCAGGCCGCCTGGGAGCTGATGGTCGTCATCTCGCTGGGGTTCACCGCCATCGCGGTGGTGAACACGTTCGCCATCGCCACGGGTGCCCGCCGCCGCGAGTTCGCCGACCTCCGGTTGGCCGGCGCAACCGCACGGCAGCTGCACGGCATGCTCGGACGGGAGACGCTGATCACGGTGGCCGTCGCGCTGGTGCTCGGCTGCCTGATCAGCGGGGTCGTCGTGGGCGCCTTCAGCGTGGCGCAGGACGGGCAGTGGCGGCTGTTCGCCGATCCCCTGCGCTACGCGGGCATGGTGGCGGGCGTCGCGCTGCTCGGCGTGGTCGCCGGGGCGGTGCCCGCCCGGCTGGTGGTCAACCGCCGGTCGCTTCCCGGCCTCGGCGACTAG
- a CDS encoding DUF2516 family protein: MSLLYNLDGWVLWAIWLAAIPVGGYAFVHALMQRAEAFTAADKLTKPAWLGITGASALVLIFFQGGPLGTGALFWLAALVAVLVYIVDVKPAVVGVQGGGQRW; encoded by the coding sequence GTGAGCCTGCTGTATAACCTCGACGGCTGGGTGCTGTGGGCCATCTGGCTGGCCGCCATCCCCGTCGGTGGCTACGCGTTCGTCCACGCCCTGATGCAGCGTGCCGAGGCGTTCACGGCGGCCGACAAGCTCACGAAGCCCGCGTGGCTCGGGATCACCGGGGCCAGCGCGCTGGTGCTCATCTTCTTCCAGGGCGGCCCGCTCGGCACCGGAGCCCTGTTCTGGCTGGCGGCGCTCGTCGCGGTGCTGGTCTACATCGTCGACGTCAAGCCGGCCGTGGTCGGCGTGCAAGGTGGTGGGCAGCGCTGGTGA
- a CDS encoding sigma-70 family RNA polymerase sigma factor yields MDERAWLTERFEDHRPHLHAVAYRMLGSLAEADDAVQEAWLRVDRADTSSVENLGGWLTTVVARVCLNLLRSRRHRREEPIDLREFDSVIAHGAGGDPEQDALMADSVGVALLVVLDTLQPAERLAFVLHDMFAMPFDEIAPMLEKSPAATRQLASRARRRVTGTAPAPDADLTDRRHVVEAFLAATRGGDFEALITLLHPDVVLRADKVAVGAPEPVVIRGAHPVAKGAMAAMNRALFTGPALVDGAVGLAMAPGGRLRLVLTFTIIEGAVTEIEVVAEPHRLGRLDLAVLNG; encoded by the coding sequence GTGGACGAACGCGCATGGCTGACCGAGCGTTTCGAGGACCACCGACCCCATCTGCACGCGGTGGCCTACCGGATGCTCGGCTCGCTCGCCGAGGCCGACGACGCCGTCCAGGAGGCCTGGCTGCGTGTCGATCGCGCCGACACCAGCAGTGTGGAGAACCTCGGGGGCTGGCTGACCACGGTGGTCGCCAGGGTGTGCCTGAACCTGCTCCGCTCGCGCAGGCACCGGCGCGAGGAGCCGATCGACCTGCGGGAGTTCGACTCGGTCATCGCCCATGGGGCCGGGGGTGACCCCGAGCAGGACGCGTTGATGGCCGACTCGGTCGGGGTGGCGCTGTTGGTGGTGCTCGACACGCTGCAGCCGGCCGAGCGCCTCGCGTTCGTGCTGCACGACATGTTCGCCATGCCCTTCGACGAGATCGCCCCGATGCTCGAGAAGTCCCCGGCCGCGACGAGGCAGCTCGCCAGCCGCGCCCGCCGCCGGGTCACGGGGACCGCCCCGGCACCCGACGCCGATCTCACCGACCGACGGCACGTCGTCGAGGCATTCCTCGCCGCCACTCGCGGCGGGGACTTCGAGGCGCTGATCACCCTGCTCCACCCCGATGTGGTGCTCCGTGCCGACAAGGTGGCCGTCGGCGCGCCCGAACCCGTTGTGATCCGCGGCGCCCACCCGGTGGCCAAGGGCGCGATGGCCGCCATGAACCGCGCCTTGTTCACCGGACCGGCGCTGGTCGACGGGGCGGTCGGACTCGCGATGGCGCCCGGCGGCCGGCTCCGCCTCGTTCTCACCTTCACGATCATCGAGGGGGCCGTCACCGAGATCGAGGTGGTCGCGGAGCCGCATCGCCTCGGTCGACTCGACCTCGCCGTTCTCAATGGTTGA
- a CDS encoding sensor histidine kinase, with protein sequence MFARAARDLAHLLTGVLIGPAAFIWVLFTTLASGLLSVTYLGSPLFLAVTWVTRRIAHLERLRAGALLGRPIPDPYEPGVGANPWARGRDLLRQPATWRDLAWLALLFPLGLACGIPGVVIAILDLATIAAPTWLWAVPNPHLPPLVDALFHTVPGRLALSVLGLALAFPAWWLVRVLAMAQARVAERLLGPGPRQRLEKRATELAVTRRRVVDAQAAELQRIERDLHDGAQARIVAAGMTLALAERRMRVEGRQEDPLRDDLLTARRQLDDALAELRRLVRGIHPPILTDRGLAAALTALAGDAPLTVVVRADDVGALAPAVESAAYFVVAETLANAIKHAEADECVVAVTRRPDGMLSVQIRDDGHGGADPDGSGLDGLRRRVEALDGRMQITSPPGGPTVVHAELPCAS encoded by the coding sequence GTGTTCGCCCGCGCGGCCAGGGACCTGGCCCACCTGCTGACCGGCGTGTTGATCGGACCGGCCGCGTTCATATGGGTCCTGTTCACCACGCTGGCCAGCGGCCTGTTGTCGGTGACCTACCTCGGCTCGCCCCTCTTCCTGGCCGTCACGTGGGTGACCCGCCGGATCGCCCACCTGGAGCGGCTGCGGGCGGGGGCGCTGCTGGGCCGGCCGATCCCCGATCCCTACGAACCCGGGGTGGGCGCGAACCCCTGGGCGCGGGGCCGCGATCTGCTCCGTCAGCCGGCGACGTGGCGGGACCTCGCATGGCTGGCGCTGCTGTTCCCGCTCGGGCTCGCCTGCGGGATCCCAGGCGTGGTGATCGCGATCCTCGACCTCGCCACGATCGCCGCGCCCACCTGGCTGTGGGCCGTGCCCAACCCACACCTGCCCCCGCTCGTCGATGCGCTGTTCCACACGGTCCCGGGCCGGCTCGCACTCAGCGTGCTCGGACTCGCGCTGGCCTTCCCGGCCTGGTGGCTGGTCCGCGTGCTTGCGATGGCGCAGGCCCGGGTCGCGGAGCGGCTGCTCGGGCCGGGCCCCCGGCAGCGCCTCGAGAAACGAGCCACCGAGCTCGCCGTCACCCGCCGCCGGGTCGTGGATGCGCAGGCCGCCGAGCTGCAGCGCATCGAGCGCGACCTGCACGACGGCGCTCAGGCCCGCATCGTCGCGGCCGGGATGACGCTGGCCCTCGCCGAGCGCCGGATGCGCGTCGAAGGCAGGCAGGAGGACCCGCTGCGCGACGACCTGCTCACCGCCCGCAGGCAGCTCGACGACGCGCTCGCCGAGCTGCGCAGGCTGGTCCGCGGGATCCACCCACCGATCCTGACCGACCGTGGCCTCGCCGCGGCGCTCACCGCACTGGCAGGCGACGCGCCGCTCACCGTCGTGGTGCGCGCCGACGACGTCGGCGCCCTGGCCCCCGCGGTGGAGTCGGCCGCCTACTTCGTGGTCGCGGAGACGCTGGCGAACGCCATCAAGCACGCCGAGGCCGACGAGTGCGTCGTGGCCGTCACCCGCCGCCCGGACGGCATGCTGTCCGTGCAGATCCGCGACGACGGGCACGGCGGCGCGGACCCGGACGGGTCCGGCCTCGACGGGCTACGGCGCCGCGTCGAGGCACTCGACGGCAGGATGCAGATCACCAGTCCACCCGGCGGTCCGACCGTCGTCCACGCGGAGCTGCCATGCGCATCGTGA
- a CDS encoding helix-turn-helix domain-containing protein, producing the protein MGHVVEQAGHAVGQAVDDIGTYIRSQREGAQVSLRQLARAAGVSNPYLSQIERGLRKPSAEILQQIAKGLRISAEALYVKAGILDEKPASAVTDAVLADPGLTERQKQVLLDIYQSFRREHDSSPPEE; encoded by the coding sequence GTGGGCCACGTGGTCGAGCAGGCGGGGCACGCCGTCGGTCAGGCCGTCGACGACATCGGCACCTACATCCGCAGCCAGCGGGAGGGCGCGCAGGTGTCACTGCGGCAGCTCGCACGCGCCGCCGGCGTCAGCAACCCCTACCTCAGCCAGATCGAGCGGGGGCTGCGCAAGCCGTCCGCCGAGATCCTCCAGCAGATCGCCAAAGGTCTGCGGATCTCCGCGGAGGCCCTGTACGTGAAGGCCGGGATCCTCGATGAGAAGCCCGCGAGCGCCGTCACCGACGCCGTGCTCGCGGATCCGGGCCTGACGGAGCGCCAGAAGCAGGTGCTCCTCGACATCTACCAGTCATTCAGGCGGGAGCACGACTCGTCGCCACCAGAGGAGTGA
- a CDS encoding ethanolamine ammonia-lyase subunit EutB — MRFRATVGGRTYGFDAVATVLARASPARSGDQLAGVAAASAQERVAARTVLADLPLSVFLEEPVVPYESDEVTRLIVDTHDPAAFAPVSHLTVGGFRDWLLSYEATAPVLAALAPGLTPEMVAAVSKLMRNQDLIQVARRCRVVTRFRNTIGLPGRLSVRLQPNHPTDDPRGVAASILDGLLHGCGDAVIGINPATDSIPAAITLLKLIDDVRQRYDIPTQSCVLTHVTNTIAAIERGAPVDLVFQSIAGTEAANRAFGIDLAVLAEAHAAALSLERGTLGANVMYFETGQGSALSADAHHGVDQQTLEARAYAVARRFDPLLVNTVVGFIGPEYLYDGKQITRAGLEDHFCGKLLGVPMGCDVCYTNHAEADQDDMDTLLTLLGAAGCTFVMGVPGADDIMLNYQSTSFHDALYVRSVLGLRPAPEFEAWLERMDLIDDEGRVRELAPRSPQLTRLVGMLEAS, encoded by the coding sequence ATGCGCTTCCGGGCAACCGTGGGTGGCCGCACGTACGGGTTCGACGCGGTCGCCACCGTGCTCGCCAGGGCAAGTCCGGCCCGCTCCGGCGACCAGCTCGCCGGCGTGGCGGCGGCGAGCGCCCAGGAACGGGTGGCGGCCCGCACCGTGCTGGCCGACCTGCCGCTGTCGGTGTTCCTGGAGGAACCGGTCGTCCCGTACGAGTCCGACGAGGTCACGCGCCTGATCGTGGACACGCACGACCCGGCGGCGTTCGCGCCGGTGTCGCACCTGACGGTCGGCGGATTCCGCGACTGGCTGCTGTCCTACGAAGCCACAGCGCCGGTGCTCGCCGCGCTCGCGCCCGGGCTCACGCCGGAGATGGTCGCCGCCGTCTCGAAGCTGATGCGAAACCAGGACCTCATCCAGGTCGCGCGCCGGTGCCGGGTGGTCACGCGGTTCCGGAACACCATCGGGCTGCCGGGCAGGCTGTCGGTGCGGTTGCAGCCCAACCACCCCACCGACGACCCCCGCGGCGTCGCGGCCTCGATCCTCGACGGCCTGCTGCACGGCTGCGGCGACGCGGTCATCGGGATCAACCCGGCCACGGACAGCATCCCCGCCGCGATCACGCTGCTGAAACTGATCGACGACGTTCGGCAGCGCTACGACATCCCGACGCAGTCGTGCGTGCTCACCCACGTCACGAACACCATCGCGGCCATCGAGCGGGGCGCGCCGGTCGACCTGGTGTTCCAGTCGATCGCGGGCACCGAGGCCGCGAACCGCGCCTTCGGCATCGATCTCGCGGTCCTCGCCGAAGCACACGCGGCGGCCTTGTCCCTGGAGCGCGGCACGCTCGGCGCGAACGTCATGTACTTCGAGACCGGGCAGGGGAGCGCGCTGTCGGCGGACGCCCACCACGGCGTCGACCAGCAGACGCTCGAGGCGCGCGCCTACGCCGTCGCACGCCGGTTCGACCCGCTGCTCGTCAACACGGTCGTCGGGTTCATCGGGCCGGAGTACCTCTACGACGGCAAGCAGATCACCCGCGCTGGCCTGGAGGACCACTTCTGCGGCAAGCTCCTCGGCGTCCCGATGGGCTGCGACGTCTGCTACACCAACCACGCCGAAGCCGACCAGGACGACATGGACACCCTGCTCACGCTGCTCGGCGCGGCCGGGTGCACGTTCGTGATGGGCGTCCCAGGGGCGGACGACATCATGCTCAACTACCAGAGCACCTCCTTCCACGACGCGCTCTACGTCCGGTCGGTGCTCGGACTGCGGCCGGCGCCGGAGTTCGAGGCATGGCTGGAGCGGATGGACCTGATCGACGACGAGGGCCGGGTCCGCGAGCTCGCCCCGCGAAGCCCTCAGCTCACCCGGCTCGTCGGAATGCTGGAGGCATCGTGA
- a CDS encoding ABC transporter ATP-binding protein — protein sequence MVLVQDSRNAPPRNAVALAEVSKVYPGQVAVRALDRVTVGFARGSFTAVMGPSGSGKSTLLHCAAGLDRPSGGRVLLAGQDIGDLREPKLTIVRRKHVGFVFQSFNLIDALSVWDNVLLPQQLAGVRPDKAWAREVLARVGLAGREKARPGELSGGQQQRVALARALAARPEVIFGDEPTGALDLSTGREVLALLRRFVDDFGATIVMVTHDPGAASWADRVVFLADGRLAGDLYSPTAAKVATRMMELTR from the coding sequence ATGGTTCTGGTGCAGGATTCGAGGAATGCCCCACCGCGGAACGCGGTGGCGTTGGCCGAGGTGTCGAAGGTCTACCCGGGTCAGGTTGCCGTACGCGCGCTGGACCGGGTGACCGTCGGGTTCGCTCGGGGATCCTTCACCGCGGTGATGGGCCCGTCCGGCTCGGGGAAGTCGACGCTGCTGCACTGCGCCGCCGGGCTGGACCGCCCGAGCGGCGGGCGCGTGCTGCTCGCGGGCCAGGACATCGGCGACCTTCGGGAACCGAAGCTGACGATCGTCCGGCGCAAACACGTGGGGTTCGTCTTCCAGTCGTTCAACCTCATCGACGCGCTGTCGGTGTGGGACAACGTGCTGCTGCCCCAGCAGCTCGCGGGTGTCCGGCCCGACAAGGCATGGGCCCGCGAGGTGCTGGCGCGGGTCGGCCTGGCGGGACGGGAGAAGGCGCGGCCGGGCGAGCTGTCGGGCGGTCAGCAGCAGCGGGTGGCGCTGGCCAGGGCGCTCGCCGCGCGCCCCGAGGTGATCTTCGGCGACGAGCCGACCGGGGCGCTGGACCTGTCCACCGGCCGCGAGGTGTTGGCGCTGCTGCGCCGGTTCGTCGACGACTTCGGCGCGACGATCGTGATGGTCACGCACGACCCGGGCGCGGCGTCCTGGGCCGACCGCGTGGTGTTCCTCGCCGACGGCCGGCTGGCCGGGGACCTGTACTCACCCACGGCCGCCAAGGTGGCCACTCGCATGATGGAGCTCACCCGATGA
- a CDS encoding zinc-binding dehydrogenase, which translates to MNDEALSGREIIVESFGGVEVLRLRERTFSAPPPGHARVRTVAIGVGFTDLMARRGDYLLQRKVPFTPGYELVGEVVDHEELEPGTLVAAALPKMGAYADYVVLPSWLLVPLPDGLDPAVAATVPLDYLTALSILETHAQLTTGDTVLIHGASGGVGQALSQLGRLKGLRMYGTASAAGSDERLARYGVSFIDYRHQDFAAVIAQREPDGISAVFDHIGGANIRKGYRLLARGGVFVSYAFAGRPGHMVADTVRGALRVNLLNLLPGRRTAVCMLPKEIKSNHDWYRHSLRRLLEQVHAGELEVAPGATFPLAQAADVHRALERREINGKAVLTTK; encoded by the coding sequence ATGAACGACGAAGCATTGTCCGGTCGAGAGATCATCGTCGAGTCCTTCGGCGGGGTCGAGGTACTCCGGTTGAGGGAGCGGACCTTTTCCGCTCCCCCGCCCGGCCACGCCCGGGTTCGGACAGTCGCGATCGGCGTGGGCTTCACCGATCTCATGGCGCGCCGTGGGGACTACCTCCTGCAACGCAAGGTGCCGTTCACGCCCGGCTACGAACTGGTCGGCGAAGTGGTCGACCACGAGGAGCTCGAACCGGGGACGCTCGTGGCGGCCGCGCTGCCGAAGATGGGCGCCTACGCCGACTACGTCGTCCTGCCGTCCTGGTTGCTGGTCCCCCTTCCGGACGGCCTCGATCCGGCTGTCGCGGCCACCGTCCCACTCGACTACCTAACCGCGCTGAGCATCCTCGAGACCCACGCACAGCTCACCACCGGCGACACCGTGCTCATCCACGGAGCCTCTGGGGGCGTCGGCCAGGCGTTGAGCCAGCTCGGACGGCTCAAGGGGCTGCGCATGTACGGCACCGCCTCGGCGGCGGGCAGCGACGAGCGGCTCGCACGCTACGGCGTCAGCTTCATCGACTACCGGCATCAGGACTTCGCCGCCGTCATCGCCCAACGCGAGCCCGACGGGATCAGCGCCGTCTTCGACCACATCGGCGGGGCGAACATCCGCAAGGGGTACCGGCTACTCGCCAGGGGCGGCGTGTTCGTGAGCTACGCGTTCGCCGGCCGCCCTGGCCACATGGTCGCCGACACGGTTCGCGGCGCCCTGCGGGTCAACCTGCTGAACCTGCTGCCGGGCCGCCGCACGGCCGTGTGCATGCTGCCCAAAGAGATCAAGTCGAACCACGACTGGTACCGCCACAGCCTGCGCCGGCTGCTCGAGCAGGTGCACGCCGGCGAGCTCGAGGTTGCACCCGGCGCGACCTTCCCACTCGCCCAGGCAGCCGATGTGCACCGCGCACTCGAACGCCGCGAAATCAACGGCAAGGCCGTGCTCACCACGAAGTGA